A window of Cervus elaphus chromosome 23, mCerEla1.1, whole genome shotgun sequence genomic DNA:
AGGTTAGAAGTGACACTCGTGCACAGACACTAACGTCAGACCTTACAGGACTTATTCACCTTCTCTGCCAGCGCTGAGAACACACCCTGGTTTCAGAattgcttttccctttttttcgCTCCTgcgtttatttatttaatttttaaattaaaatgtatttatttggctgtcagaTCTCAGCTGTAGCCTGCAGGATCTTCATACATCATTTGGGACCTTTCATCGCAGCACACAGGTTTCTCTCtagctgcagggcacaggcttagttgctccacagcatgtggaatctgaatTCCCTGagcaaggatcgaacctgagtcccctgcattgcaaagtagattcttaaccacgggaccatcagagaagtccaagtttttccatttttacctaGAACGTTCAGATGTTTTAATCTGGAAGGGGTCTTGGAAGTGGccctccccttgtgttttcctcaagCCGATATACAGCGTCATTCATGAGCAAGGAGGCCTAGCATTCCTCAGGAAAGAACTTTCTGATTATTAGTTGGGTTATCACAGTAAATGCCAAAATGACTCCTCCGGCTCCAGACCACTGACTGAGAGCCGGGGTCTGGTTAGGTGCAGCGGATCCTCGTCCTGTGTCGGGCAGGGTGGTGCAGTCTGGGCGTGGAGGGAGCTCTGCTTTGAAGCCTTGCTTATCTAGAGAGAGCTCTTTGTGGGCACCCCAAGGTCTGTCCTCTCCCAAAGGGTGTTTCTGTGGCCAAGCTGCATAAACCTCAGTAAGCCACCTGGCTAACCTAGAAAGGCTATGAAACCTGGCTGTCTGTCACCCAGACTCGCAGCTGAGTCTGCATCTCAAAGACACTTATGGCTCCTGATGTGAGGTGGTATGGAAACAGCTCACCTTGGGGTGTTTTtgctgggaagaaaaaagaaagaaaatagataacaCTCAACCTCCATCCAAACTAGCTTTTGGTGCTAGTTCCAGTTTACAAGAGATGTTAGTGATGGAGGTCCAGGAGGACGGGGACTGAGGGGCGTGTGGGAGGTGACCCAGCAACTCTGTGGGAGTAGCCACACACACTGGGAAGATTCTGCTTTGATTCTGAGTTGAAGAAATCAGCTGTCGGGAGGCTTGGGAGAGAACTGGGATGTGGTTGTTGGGTTGTAGGGCCACGTCACACTGGGGTCAGGAGTGCATTCGAAACACTCAGGGGTGAGAACACGGCAGCTGGGATTTGCCTTCAAATACTTGGGCCAGGGACTTCTGTGGTGATTTATTGTTTAGGACCCTGCACTCCCATTGCAGAGGCCCCGGTTTCCATCCCTGGAGATGGAGAACTGGAGCCCCCATGCTGTAACATCAACCTCAGAGTGGAGGGGGCCGCTGCTCCTCCTTGTTCTGGTCCTAACAGCAAATGTGTGTCTCAGGGCCCTCCCTGGGACGGGAAGCACAGCTTCCTGGCCTCACCTCAGCCTCACCAGTCAGCTTTCCACCTGAGGGATTTTTCTGCCCTTGTCTCCTGCCCTGAATCCTGAGGACATGTGCCCTCCACTCAGGTCCCCCCGCCTCTTCTGAAGCCCATCTTGGATTTCTCTGCACAGACTGGGTTTCCCTCGGCTGGCGTGTGCCTTCCAGGCCCACCTTCTGGGAGGACAGGCGAGAAGCCATTGCTTGTTCAGAGAGAAGTTCCCTCGGGTGGCTCCGCATCTGCGTCCCCCCGCATGGCATCAGGCAGACGGCCCTGAGCCCTGTGCTCCGGTCGTCTCCGTGGAGCCTGCAGTCCCCGCAGGTCCTCCTGGCACCCTGTTCCCTGCTGCAGGAGTCAGGGGGAGGCCGCGCCCGCCGAGCACCGATGGTGAGGTCACAGAAGGTGCGTGAGGAGGCCGCGGTCCTCATGGCGCTGATGCCCGCATGCAGGTCCTGGAGGAGAGTGTCGGCCAGACCACCCCGTCGTCCCTCGTGTCCCGAGTGCTCAGGCCCCCGCCTCTTCTGCAGCATGGATGATGGCAGCGGGTCCTCCTTCCCAGAGCAGATCATCTCCTTGTGGGCCTAGGAGGGCGTTCACAATGGCAGGGAGGTCCTGCAGGTGGCGGCCGGTCTTGCAGCTGCCCCAGCAGAGGCGTCTGGGCGGGGGAATTAGAGGGAGATGCTGCCCATGAGGGAGGTTGGACAGAGAACCTCGCAGACACATGCCCCATGGAAAGAAGGCCCATCATCCtccctttttgctttattttttgatatCGATAATGTAGGACATCTTAACTTAGAAACATAATAAGTAAACAGCAGAGAAATCCCGCAACCTGAAACAAATCCCTTAGAGGGTAGGTTTCAGTATCTCAGACTCACCCCACAGTGCGTGTTGGCCTCCGAGCCGATCCTCGGCAGCCTTGGCCTGCTCCCCCAGGAGCTGAGCTTCTGCCAGTAAGAGCCCCGCTGCGGGGGATGGGGCGTGGGGTGTGACTGGCCAGGCTGGCCTCCTTGCCCAGGGCGCAGGCAGCCAGCAGGATGAGAAAGGATGCTTCCATCACGGTCACAAAGCACTACATAGCGATTGGGCCAAGAATGCGTTCCGTTTTAATTGGGTTTGGCTCCAGTTTGGCAGGATATTCAGGCCATCCGTCTACTGAACCGGTTGGCATAGAGATTGTTATTGTGTTTTTATTGATGCTCTGAAGCTACAGAAAAGGTTGGCAGTAATTCCGGTCTCCATCCTCAAGACTTTGCATCTCGTTAGGTACCGACAGATGAAACATCTGATGTCAGGCAACTCTGCAGAGGGGCCCAGAGGAAGACTGCTTTGGGAGGATGAGGAAGGGAGACAAGCTTGGTGCTTCTCCAGTGGGAGAAACAGGCACCAGGATAGCCGGTGGACTGAGCCTCGAGCAGGGCCTGGGGTGACCGGACAGAGACAGGCGTCGCTTCTGCTCTGGGCAACTCCCTGGCGCTTACTCAGGTGCCAGGCTACAGGTGGCAAGGCTGTGACCGGGCAGGATAATGGGTGGCCAGCCTTCTCCCCTTCATGCGTCCAGTCCCAGGTTGGGTGCTGGGGATCCCTGGGTCTGAGGTCTAGCTGCAGGCAAGACGGAGCGAGGATAATTTCCCACCTCTTCtaaggccgtctggagaagtgaaCAGTGCCCGCCCCGGGCTCGAACCTCCTGGGTCAGAAACCTGGTAGAAACCCCATTGCAAGCCAGTTGGCTTCTTGCTGTATGTACTTCTGTAAAAGAGACTCAATAACTGCAGAAACCATCCTGGAAGGCGGAGgttcaggtttcccaggtggccctagtggtaaagaacccacttgccagtgcaagaGGCGTGAGaaatgcgagttcgatccctgtgtcaggaagatcctctggaggagggcatgacagcccactctagtattcctgcctggagaatccaatggacagaggagcctggaggtctcagtccataggattgcgtagaatcggacacgactgcagtgacttggcacgcacgcACAGGAGGTGGGTGAGAGCCCAGCGCCAGCCACTGCTCAGCACTCTTAGGCCAGCTGAGTTTGTTCCTTCAGACCAGCTCGCTAGACCCAGAGCAGTGTCCCCAGtgatccctccctccttcctgcagGAAGCAGGTGGAGCAGATGGCCAGGGAGCGAGATAAGGTGAGACAAGACCTGGAGAAAGctgagcagaggaacctggagtttGTGAACGAGTCCGACGACCTCCATTCCGCCCTGGAGCATCTCGCGGAGGAGAAGGTCAGGTAGGTCTTGCCGCGATCCTGGCCCAGGGCGGATGGTGGACACAGGCTGCTGCCAGCTGAGGCCCTGCGGTCTCACCTGAGCCCACAGCAGGAAGCCCGCAGACCAGGCATCACCCATGCAGTGGGCTGAGTGGACTCCCGCAGAGTCAGCCCGGCTGGTGGCGGGCAGCCTGATTGCACACGCCCTTCCTCTGCAGCCAGTGCTGCCCTCCCAACGTGCCCACAAGATAATGGTGACTGATTTCAGGCCATCAGTCGGGGAGCTGAGAATGGATTTGCGTTGGTCTCAGCCTGGTTGACCTGATTTTCCCGACCACCCCGAAGGGACTCGGTGAAGTTCTTTCTGCATCGGAGAACCGGAGACTCGATATCTCCATCCAAAAATCTGGTTGGGGGACACAAGGCCTCGAGGGCCATGTAGGTGTTTGGGTTTTGCTCCATGAGTAACACAGTATCAGCGGTACACTTTTAGAAATAGTGTTTGCCGTTCTGTTAGGTTACTTTAACAGAAAAGTATTAAGGGATACATGTTCATTgtagaaaacttagaaaatacacacacaaggaaaaataaaaacaaacatttcacgTCCACAGATGTTATCACTCCTAACATTTTTCCTGAGTCCCTCGTTTCTTCCTGTCCACGTGGTTGCTTTCAGAGAGGTCTCCTTGCTGTGATGTTGCATATGTTTTCTGAGCACCTGTCATGTGGCTCTGGCATATGTTACTGCAGCTTTCCTCTTTAAAGAGGGAAGTGATATGATCAAGTGTGTAAAACTCGCCCCAAGATCTGCAGGCTGTTAATGTTCATCAAACTGTTTCCCTGAGTGACAGCTGCCCTTGCGCCCCAAAGCTCTGCGGTGAGTCTGAGGGAGGCCGAGCCAATCATTTCTTGTTTCGGACCACAATCAATTGATTGTGGACCCAGCCAGGCTCTGCGGAAATCAGAGTTTCCACTCATCTTCAGCCTAGATATACTGGCTTTGAGAATCCTGTTAAGCAAATGTTTtagtgctgttgttgttcagtaggtcatgtctgagtctttgtgaccccatggactgcagcacacaaggcttccctgttctctaccatctcctggagtttggtcaaactcatgtccattgagtcagtgatgccatccaaccatcttgtcctctgtcatccccttctcctcctgtcttccatctttcccagcatcagggtcttttccagtgagttggctctttgcatcaggtggcaaagtgttggagcttcagcttcagcatcagtccttgcaatgaatattcaggactgatttcctttcggatggactggttgcatctccttgctgtccatgggactctcaagcatcttctccaacagcagagttcaaaagcatcaattcttcggcactcagctttctttctggtccagctctcGCATCCTTGCATGACtagtgggaaaaccatagctttgactagatggacctttgacagcaaagtgatgtctctgcttctaatatgctgtctagtttggtcatagcttttcttacaaggatcaagcatcatttaatttcatggctgcattcaccatctgcagtgattttggagcccaagaaaataaagtctgttactgtttccatttttgccctctctgtttgtcatgaagtgatgcgactggatgccattatcttagttttctgaatgttgagttttaagccagctttttcactgttctctttcactttcatggagaggttctttagatcctctttgctttctgccataaaggtggtgtcatccgcatatctgaggttattgatatttctcctggcaatcttgcttccatcttgtgcttcatccagcctggcatttcacatgatatactcttgatataagttaaagaagcagggtgacattatacagtgttgacatactcctttcccaattgcaaaccagtctgttgtttcatgtctagttctctcttttgcttcttgaaacctgcatacaggtttcacaggaggtaGGTAAGCTggcttggtattcccatctgtctaagaactttgcacagtttgttgtggtctccACAGTCAGAGggtttagtatagtcaatgaagcagaagtatatgttgtttgtggaattctctagctttttctatgacccagtggatgttggcaatttgatctctggttcctctaccttttctaaatccagcttgtacatctggaagttctcggttggcatactgttgaagcctagcttgaatgatattgagcattactttgctagcatgtgaaatgattgcAGTTttgtggtagttggaacattcgtTGGGATTGGAACacagggaaataaaatctgtcagtatttccactttttctccttccatttgccgtgaagtgatgggactcgatgctgtgatcttagttttttgaacgttgagtttcaagccaacttttcactctcctccttgaccatcatcaagaggctctttagttcccctttgctttctacCGTTAGAGTGGTAACATCTGTATATCAGAGGTTGCTGGTATATCTCCCGGCATTTTGGATGAAATACTCTACGTATAAGTTAGAtatgcaaggtgacaatatacagcctcgatgtactcctttcccagttttgaactagtctgttgttccgtatccaattctgttgcttcttgacccacgtacaggtttttcaggagacaggtgaggtgctctgatattcccatctcttgaaaaattttccacagtttcttgtgatccacatagtcaaagacttttaacgtagtcaatgaagcagaagtagatgtttttctggaattctcttgctttttcgatgattcagtgggtgttggtaatttgatctctaggtcctctgccttttctaaatccagtttggacatctggaagttcttggtttatgtactgttgaagcctagcttgaaggattttgagcattaccttgcttaCATGTAGAATATGTGCAACTGTGCaatagtgtgaacattctttggcattgccctcctttgggattaaaatgaaaaatgacctcttccagtcctgtggccgttgctgagttttccaaatttcctggcatattgagtgcagcactttaaaagcatcatcttttaggattttaaatagctcagctccactagctttagTGATAAACTAAGATTTGGCACTGTTTTCCCTGCTGATTGGACTGGTTGTTGCAAAAGATCTCTGCAGCGTCTGAGGGGAAGGGCCCCCGCCCTGTCTCCTGTCTGCCTTGGGATTCGCTGTGTGCTGGTTTTCCAAGGCTTGTGTTGGAGGCTGGCTTCTCTGCGCCTTCAGTCACCAAGGGCCCTGATGCTGCCTTTATTTACTGGTGCATTTTTTTATGTTGTGGAGAAGGTTGAATGGCCAAGGGGTGCCAGAGACCCACCCAGAGGTCACCTGCTAGCTCGCCCCATGGGTCGAGGGACCCGCTGGCTCCCTTGTCTGTGTGGGGTCACCTCCGCCAGCCCCGACGGGGGCAGCTCATGAGGCCTCCACTGCTCCACAACACTGCAGGTCACCTGTCAGGTGGGAACAACGAAGTTCCCAATGCCGAGGCCGAGTGCGCTGACGGGAGACCCCGGGGAGGGAGAGGCGCAGGTGGCGCCCCCGGGGAGCCTGATGCACCGTGAGCCGTGTGCCTTGCAGACGCCTGGAGCAGGGCTGCCAGGGGAGGATGATCCTCCAGTGGTCCGAGGTGGAGGTGGAACGCTCGAAGTTCTGGGAGCAGGCCAAGCGGCAgagggccaggctggaggaagaccTGTGGCACCTGCAGGCGGAGGAGACGGGCCTCCGCGAGAAGCTGACCCTGACCCTGAAGGTGGGGGGTTCAGGGTGCTGCGGGGTCCCTCCTCAGGGCCCCCCAGCTGAAAAGAGGGAGGCCACATTGCCCGAAGCTCCCTTCTTCACACCCACCCCTTCCTGGGCCAGGACTGAACCCTCCCCGCGGCCCTGGGAGCTTGACACTAAAGAACGTTTTCTGCAGCCACAGAGAGAGCCCATTTCTCAGCCGCAGCGGAAGCGTCCTGGCTTCTCCAAGAGAGTGCAGCCCTCCTCTGCAGCTGTGTGGGCTGCAGGATGGGGGCCGCGCCTGCCTTCTGATTGTTTCCTGTGTCTGCGGACACCACCTTCCAGGTTTTCCACTGATCAcgttaaaaaaggtaaaaagaaataggtggcattaattttaataacattttatttactccattactttcacagtgtcatcatttcaacatgtagtcAATATAATCACATTTTAAGTGGGAGATTTTGCATCCCTCTTTGGGAGCCTGGTCTTTAAGATCATTGTAGCGTATATGCTGCACACCTCGATCCAGACTGACCACGTCAGAGATGCTCGGTGGCCTGTGTGGGGTCACTGTGCGGCGGGGCGCCAGGGCGCACACACCCGCCGCCCCACGGGCCTCCCTGCAGCTCTCGCGTCCTGGCCTTGCCCTTTCCCCCGGGACAGAGGTGCTCACTCTGGGGAGATTGCGTGTTTGCTCAGGAGTTTCTGAAGGAGGTTCAGTGACT
This region includes:
- the LOC122682169 gene encoding uncharacterized protein LOC122682169 isoform X3 — protein: MARERDKVRQDLEKAEQRNLEFVNESDDLHSALEHLAEEKVRRLEQGCQGRMILQWSEVEVERSKFWEQAKRQRARLEEDLWHLQAEETGLREKLTLTLKPQREPISQPQRKRPGFSKRVQPSSAAVWAAGWGPRLPSDCFLCLRTPPSRFSTDHVKKGPAGPQQQAAGFSAGAAQQPHALSAVCLGHFLWTGTGAQCCPSAPPRPQARRAVLVLSASPDSRHALACWPHS
- the LOC122682169 gene encoding uncharacterized protein LOC122682169 isoform X1 translates to MPRPSALTGDPGEGEAQVAPPGSLMHREPCALQTPGAGLPGEDDPPVVRGGGGTLEVLGAGQAAEGQAGGRPVAPAGGGDGPPREADPDPEGLNPPRGPGSLTLKNVFCSHRESPFLSRSGSVLASPRECSPPLQLCGLQDGGRACLLIVSCVCGHHLPGFPLITLKKLTSRFQSEWCLDHWTGFPGHLPRAVTAGSAAGTETGVCSFQPQGVGQRRLHPLTSVPLVTGLFSSDVSSWVCLGRLLQGIWTWPVFKTPNRAFY
- the LOC122682169 gene encoding uncharacterized protein LOC122682169 isoform X2, whose amino-acid sequence is MPRPSALTGDPGEGEAQVAPPGSLMHREPCALQTPGAGLPGEDDPPVVRGGGGTLEVLGAGQAAEGQAGGRPVAPAGGGDGPPREADPDPEGLNPPRGPGSLTLKNVFCSHRESPFLSRSGSVLASPRECSPPLQLCGLQDGGRACLLIVSCVCGHHLPGFPLITLKKDLQDRNNKLQASVREQPSSHTPSLPSVSGTSCGQAQEPSAVLVLHPGPRPGGLCWSSLLLLTHGTPWLVGPTANVSVPV